A portion of the Arcobacter sp. F155 genome contains these proteins:
- a CDS encoding UPF0323 family lipoprotein, whose product MEKRKNHIKKLSNYALVGGLGAFLATGLTGCFDSGSNNNQQQGQNDAFTNASQKQGAFVIIEESADGKYAIADEFPSSKTTIVLRKPDGSERILSQAEIDALVKQEEAKIDAGTSPLTNPEMSNGGMGLGGVLLSSIAGAMIGSWLGNKLFNNQNYQNQRKAQYKSPQTYSRSQSSFKNTSKSTTSSSKKSGFFGSKSSSSSSKSSFGSTRSFGG is encoded by the coding sequence TTGGAAAAAAGAAAAAATCATATTAAAAAACTATCTAACTACGCACTTGTTGGTGGATTAGGAGCTTTTTTAGCTACTGGACTTACTGGTTGCTTTGATTCAGGTTCTAATAATAACCAACAACAAGGTCAAAATGATGCTTTTACAAATGCTTCACAAAAACAAGGCGCCTTTGTAATCATTGAAGAATCAGCTGATGGGAAATATGCTATTGCTGATGAATTTCCATCATCAAAAACTACAATTGTATTAAGAAAACCAGATGGTAGTGAAAGAATTCTTTCTCAAGCAGAAATTGATGCCTTAGTAAAACAAGAAGAAGCAAAAATTGATGCAGGAACATCACCTTTAACAAACCCTGAAATGTCAAATGGTGGAATGGGACTTGGAGGAGTTTTACTTTCTTCAATTGCTGGGGCTATGATTGGTTCATGGTTAGGAAATAAACTATTTAATAATCAAAACTATCAAAACCAAAGAAAAGCTCAATACAAATCTCCACAAACATATAGTAGATCACAAAGTTCATTTAAAAATACTTCAAAATCTACAACTAGTTCTTCAAAGAAAAGTGGTTTCTTTGGAAGCAAATCTTCTTCAAGTAGTTCTAAAAGTTCATTTGGTTCTACTAGATCATTTGGTGGATGA
- a CDS encoding glutathionylspermidine synthase family protein → MKLQKLEPLTSEYLESIGFVWHTDEDNTSYIANEIVEISEEDATAYYEATNELYDMFCEAGEYVIENDLFHELNIPFNLVEMIKESWESDVHWHLYSRFDLAGGIDGKPIKLIEFNADTPTSLFETAIIQWAQLKANNLDEASQFNNLYDALKDNFKRIITLDSDIEKFDEYYSKLGWKILFSSVSGLPEDEHTTKLLQHLANEAGFNTDFEFIDKVNFSDDGIFKEDENFEFWFKLIPWEDIAIDESELALLLTEIIKEKKAIIFNPAYTLMFQSKGFMKILWDLYPEHPLLLETSFEPLENKKQVEKRCFGREGANTKIINADGSIDVETDGEYEGHKAIYQEFVELPTDEDGNYYQAGVFYAYEASGLGFRRGEKILNNMSKFVGHIIK, encoded by the coding sequence ATGAAATTACAAAAACTAGAACCTTTAACAAGTGAATATTTAGAGTCAATTGGCTTTGTATGGCATACGGATGAAGATAATACTTCATATATAGCAAATGAAATAGTTGAGATTTCAGAAGAAGATGCAACTGCTTATTATGAAGCCACAAATGAGCTTTATGATATGTTTTGTGAAGCTGGTGAATATGTAATTGAAAATGATTTATTCCATGAACTAAATATTCCTTTTAATCTTGTTGAGATGATTAAAGAGTCATGGGAAAGTGATGTTCATTGGCACTTATATTCAAGATTTGACTTAGCAGGTGGAATTGATGGAAAGCCAATTAAACTAATTGAGTTTAATGCGGATACTCCAACTTCATTATTTGAAACTGCTATTATTCAATGGGCTCAACTAAAAGCAAATAACCTTGATGAAGCTAGCCAGTTCAATAACCTATATGATGCATTAAAAGATAACTTTAAAAGAATCATTACTTTAGATAGTGATATTGAAAAGTTTGATGAGTATTACTCTAAACTTGGATGGAAAATTTTATTTTCATCTGTTTCTGGATTACCAGAAGATGAACACACAACAAAACTACTTCAACATTTAGCAAATGAAGCAGGATTTAATACAGATTTTGAATTTATTGATAAAGTTAACTTTAGTGATGATGGTATTTTTAAAGAAGATGAAAACTTTGAATTCTGGTTTAAACTTATCCCATGGGAAGATATTGCTATTGACGAAAGTGAACTAGCTTTACTTTTAACTGAAATTATAAAAGAGAAAAAAGCAATTATCTTTAATCCTGCATATACTTTAATGTTCCAATCAAAAGGGTTTATGAAAATACTTTGGGACTTATATCCAGAGCATCCACTATTACTTGAAACATCTTTTGAGCCTTTAGAAAATAAAAAGCAAGTTGAAAAAAGATGTTTTGGAAGAGAAGGTGCTAATACAAAAATCATAAATGCAGATGGTTCTATTGATGTTGAAACTGACGGTGAGTACGAAGGTCATAAAGCTATTTACCAAGAGTTTGTTGAACTTCCTACTGATGAAGATGGAAACTACTATCAAGCAGGAGTATTCTATGCATATGAAGCATCTGGACTAGGTTTTAGAAGAGGTGAAAAAATTCTAAACAATATGTCTAAATTTGTAGGACACATCATAAAATAA
- a CDS encoding tetraacyldisaccharide 4'-kinase, which translates to MRQKIFLWVEDYLFFPNTFQQIISFFLLPFTFLYMLIIALKRASAKVIEFGIPVVSIGNIIVGGSGKTPFTIHLAKKYANVCVVLRGFGRESKGLYVVANKGKILEDVKTSGDEAMLLANRLSDATVIVSEDRKEAILKAKELGCKVVFLDDGFSKYDIKKFDILIRPKEEPTNLFCLPSGGYREPKMAYSYADLELQEGRDFKRVVSFSKDGKYVDILPMKLLLLTAISKPKRLLDFLPENTVMEAFEDHHTFTQDDIDKIKADYKDYSIVTTEKDFVKLQKFDLDDIYLMNLELQLEDENKLETIDKYINSYK; encoded by the coding sequence TTGAGACAAAAAATATTCCTATGGGTTGAAGATTATCTCTTCTTCCCAAATACCTTTCAACAAATAATATCTTTCTTTCTACTACCATTTACATTTCTTTATATGTTAATTATTGCTCTAAAAAGAGCAAGTGCAAAAGTAATTGAGTTTGGTATTCCTGTTGTTTCTATTGGGAATATTATTGTTGGAGGAAGTGGAAAAACACCATTTACTATTCACTTAGCTAAAAAATATGCTAATGTTTGTGTTGTCTTAAGAGGTTTTGGGCGAGAGTCTAAAGGTCTTTATGTTGTAGCAAACAAAGGCAAAATTCTAGAAGATGTAAAGACTAGTGGTGATGAAGCAATGCTACTAGCAAATAGATTAAGTGATGCAACAGTAATTGTAAGTGAAGATAGAAAAGAAGCTATTTTAAAGGCTAAAGAGTTAGGTTGTAAAGTAGTTTTTTTAGATGATGGTTTTTCAAAATACGATATTAAAAAGTTTGATATTTTAATAAGACCTAAAGAGGAACCTACAAACTTGTTTTGTCTTCCAAGTGGTGGATATAGAGAACCTAAAATGGCTTACTCTTATGCTGATTTAGAATTACAAGAGGGTAGGGACTTTAAAAGGGTTGTTTCTTTCTCAAAAGATGGTAAGTATGTTGATATTTTACCTATGAAACTACTTTTATTAACTGCTATTTCAAAACCAAAAAGACTTTTAGATTTTCTACCAGAAAATACAGTTATGGAAGCATTTGAAGATCATCATACTTTTACTCAAGATGATATTGATAAAATAAAAGCTGACTATAAAGATTATTCAATAGTTACTACTGAAAAAGATTTTGTAAAACTACAAAAATTTGATTTAGATGATATCTATTTAATGAACTTAGAACTTCAACTTGAAGATGAAAATAAATTAGAAACTATTGATAAGTATATAAATAGCTATAAGTAA